A stretch of the Bacillus anthracis str. Vollum genome encodes the following:
- a CDS encoding sulfite exporter TauE/SafE family protein produces MNTIFIFICIILVASILQTSTGFGFSIMATPFLLMLFLPQEAIQINIILSLIISISLIWKIRMDIDFILLKRLIFGSIVGVPFGIFIFISININTFKLAISILLLLLTLMLICNFKIQSTKSRDFLVGGLSGLLTTSIGMPGPPLLLYFTGTDTKKEKLRATTLAFYLFIYFISLLTQILFTGTNKTIWESSFYAIPIVFLGLYIGQIIFKWLNQRVFKIFTYILLSCTGIYLLIDSLHLL; encoded by the coding sequence TTGAATACTATATTCATTTTCATATGTATTATATTAGTAGCTTCTATTTTACAAACAAGTACAGGTTTTGGCTTTTCTATTATGGCAACACCTTTCTTACTCATGTTATTTCTACCACAAGAAGCTATACAAATAAATATTATTTTATCATTAATTATTTCCATATCACTCATTTGGAAAATAAGAATGGACATTGATTTTATTCTACTGAAAAGATTAATTTTCGGGAGTATAGTTGGTGTTCCTTTTGGTATTTTCATTTTCATTTCCATTAACATCAACACGTTTAAATTAGCAATTAGCATCCTGCTCTTACTATTAACATTAATGCTAATCTGTAACTTTAAGATTCAATCAACAAAATCTAGAGATTTCTTAGTGGGCGGATTATCAGGTCTTTTAACGACAAGTATCGGTATGCCGGGACCACCCCTTTTACTGTACTTTACAGGAACTGATACGAAAAAGGAGAAGCTAAGAGCAACTACTTTAGCTTTTTATCTATTTATATATTTCATTAGTCTACTCACTCAAATACTCTTTACTGGCACAAACAAAACGATTTGGGAATCAAGTTTTTACGCTATTCCAATCGTATTTCTAGGTTTGTATATAGGGCAAATTATTTTCAAATGGCTCAATCAACGAGTTTTTAAAATATTTACGTATATTCTTTTGAGTTGTACAGGTATATATCTTCTTATTGACAGTTTGCATTTGTTATAG
- a CDS encoding ArsR/SmtB family transcription factor, with the protein MFEDRLTISAEQQKLISNATRIQILHLLKNEALTAKQVATKLNKSTGSVHYHVQILYDGGLLELVDTKEKRGIIEKYYKAKSAHFYIEESGTEGTNTGSHIVSHLFLTPEELQQLTWEVTQVLLRWENKTARQSNSEEEYAISCRIKKQ; encoded by the coding sequence ATGTTTGAAGATAGACTTACTATTTCAGCTGAGCAGCAGAAGCTCATTTCCAACGCAACTCGTATTCAAATTCTTCACCTTTTAAAAAACGAAGCACTCACAGCAAAGCAAGTAGCTACTAAACTAAACAAATCTACTGGTAGCGTACATTATCACGTTCAAATTTTATATGATGGAGGGTTACTTGAATTAGTAGATACGAAGGAAAAACGAGGGATTATTGAAAAATATTACAAAGCAAAATCTGCTCATTTCTATATTGAAGAAAGCGGCACAGAGGGAACGAATACAGGTAGTCACATTGTATCTCATCTATTTTTAACGCCAGAAGAATTACAACAGCTTACATGGGAGGTTACACAAGTTTTATTACGCTGGGAAAACAAAACCGCTCGTCAATCAAACTCCGAAGAGGAATATGCTATTTCCTGCAGGATAAAAAAACAATGA
- a CDS encoding YjcZ family sporulation protein, translated as MSYGGSCAGFGGGFALLIVLFILLIIIGCSCWGGGGYGY; from the coding sequence ATGAGTTATGGTGGAAGTTGCGCTGGTTTCGGCGGTGGATTTGCTTTGCTTATCGTATTATTCATCCTTCTAATCATCATCGGATGTAGCTGTTGGGGTGGTGGCGGATACGGATACTAA
- a CDS encoding MFS transporter — protein MKNKLLLLSGTGISRLGDFMYLIALNVMVLHSTNSPAAVAGLWIVGPIATVFTKIWSGSIVDRLNKRSIMLITDIIRAALIGCIPLFDSIWAIYIFIFLTRIATSFFDPASFSYKTMLIRAEERAQFNAWSNFCTSGAFIIGPALAGILLTTHSATFVIYCNSLSFLLSTIFIYFLPNIALQTKQNEEVANTFVQTLRNDWKQVFSFARTETYIILIFVLFQATMLVAMALDSQEVVFTKQVLLLSNMEYSMLVSITGAAYVFGSFLVSLFAKRLPIQYCIGFGMIFTAIGYVIFAFSNSFIVAAGGFILLGVSSSFAGTGFITFYQNNIPVHMIGRIDSVFDSIKSFIQVFFILAIGASAQFLSVQITVISSSLLILFLSCLLAIRVMTPSREKYFKATESSLEY, from the coding sequence ATGAAAAATAAATTATTATTATTGTCGGGAACAGGAATTTCTCGTTTAGGTGATTTTATGTATCTTATCGCCTTAAACGTAATGGTGTTACATAGCACAAACTCCCCTGCTGCTGTAGCAGGATTATGGATTGTAGGTCCAATTGCCACCGTATTTACGAAAATATGGTCTGGTAGCATAGTAGATCGATTAAACAAACGGTCCATTATGCTTATCACAGATATCATTCGGGCAGCTCTCATTGGCTGTATACCACTATTTGATTCTATTTGGGCCATTTACATTTTTATCTTTTTGACTCGCATTGCTACATCATTTTTCGATCCAGCTTCATTTTCTTATAAAACAATGCTCATACGTGCTGAAGAACGCGCGCAATTCAACGCTTGGAGTAACTTTTGTACAAGCGGAGCTTTCATTATCGGTCCAGCTCTTGCTGGAATACTTCTCACCACGCACTCAGCAACCTTTGTTATTTACTGCAACTCACTTTCCTTTCTACTTTCTACCATTTTCATTTACTTCTTGCCAAACATTGCATTACAAACAAAGCAAAACGAAGAAGTTGCAAATACTTTCGTACAAACATTACGAAATGATTGGAAACAAGTTTTTTCATTTGCTCGAACAGAAACTTACATTATTCTCATATTCGTTTTATTTCAAGCGACTATGCTTGTCGCTATGGCACTCGATTCACAAGAAGTTGTTTTCACAAAACAAGTACTGCTTTTATCCAACATGGAATATAGCATGCTTGTTAGTATAACTGGTGCAGCTTACGTTTTCGGTTCATTTCTTGTTTCTCTCTTTGCTAAACGATTACCGATTCAATATTGTATCGGATTCGGTATGATTTTTACAGCAATAGGCTATGTAATTTTCGCTTTTTCAAATTCATTTATCGTCGCAGCAGGCGGTTTTATTTTACTTGGAGTGTCTTCATCATTTGCTGGTACTGGCTTTATAACATTTTATCAAAATAACATACCTGTACATATGATAGGACGTATTGATAGCGTGTTTGATTCCATAAAAAGTTTTATCCAAGTCTTTTTCATTTTAGCAATTGGAGCATCCGCACAATTTCTTTCCGTCCAAATTACTGTAATAAGTAGCTCGTTACTCATTCTTTTCCTTTCCTGTTTATTAGCAATCCGGGTAATGACTCCTTCACGTGAAAAATATTTTAAAGCGACAGAGTCATCATTGGAATACTAA
- a CDS encoding aspartyl-phosphate phosphatase Spo0E family protein: MYYNFTSNIMGKGSFSEEMEMGQLKNKIENKKKELIQLVARHGLDHDKVLLFSRDLDKLINKFMNVKDKVHK; encoded by the coding sequence TTGTACTATAATTTTACAAGTAATATTATGGGAAAAGGGAGTTTTAGTGAAGAGATGGAGATGGGACAATTAAAAAATAAAATAGAAAACAAAAAGAAAGAGCTAATTCAACTTGTTGCTAGACATGGATTGGATCATGATAAAGTTTTGTTATTTAGCCGAGATTTAGATAAACTTATTAATAAGTTTATGAATGTAAAAGATAAAGTACATAAATAA
- the hfq gene encoding RNA chaperone Hfq — protein MEHLQDELYKQIKEEKGIVTIFLKSGVRIVGEIVAIDKFTVLMLVDGKQQLIYKQAISTIMK, from the coding sequence TTGGAACATTTACAAGACGAGCTATATAAACAAATAAAAGAAGAAAAAGGTATTGTTACAATTTTTTTAAAGAGTGGCGTTAGAATAGTAGGAGAAATTGTTGCAATAGACAAATTTACCGTTTTAATGTTAGTTGATGGAAAACAACAACTTATTTATAAGCAGGCTATATCAACAATAATGAAATAA
- a CDS encoding VOC family protein, with product MIKGRYEAHLPVRNLEVSISFYESLGLKLYKRGNDIAFFWIKENESWLGLWEGTEYKVNYHPSLRHIAFQVSLHDLENAIHWLNQKGISARKDFGMEPIEPIVFPELAHAAVYFNDPDGNSLELIAQLPVGLPSEKKVYLSEWKKQIQASSLHKD from the coding sequence ATGATTAAAGGCCGTTACGAAGCTCATTTACCTGTACGTAACTTAGAAGTATCAATATCTTTTTATGAATCACTTGGACTAAAATTATATAAAAGAGGAAATGATATTGCTTTCTTTTGGATTAAAGAAAATGAAAGCTGGCTCGGCCTTTGGGAAGGCACAGAATACAAAGTGAATTATCATCCCTCTTTACGACACATCGCCTTTCAAGTAAGTTTACATGATTTAGAAAATGCGATTCATTGGCTAAATCAAAAAGGAATTTCAGCACGAAAAGACTTTGGAATGGAACCAATTGAACCAATTGTTTTTCCTGAATTAGCACATGCCGCTGTATACTTTAACGATCCTGATGGAAATAGTTTAGAATTGATTGCACAATTACCAGTTGGACTTCCTTCAGAAAAGAAAGTGTATTTAAGTGAATGGAAAAAACAAATTCAAGCATCATCATTACATAAGGATTGA
- a CDS encoding MFS transporter — MSVSYSALLKTNKNFNKLFYGQTLSVLGDWFHTVALLTFVYSITESPFMIALTFISKGLPQLLLSPFIGGVVDRFSKKNIMIFTDITRGILVLTYILASYKIEIIFIANICLSVLSCLFEPAKQATLKNIVHENHFVTANSLSSTMNGFMSIMGASLGGIIAQSLHIEFAFLVNSLSYFISAYFIYSMCIPSHNTCNKKKAFLTDIKDGYTYILQTKIILTLILVGISWGLIGGAYQLLLTIYAEKIFHTNIGILYTVQGAGLMIGSLLVNLYISHNKEKIKKAFGWACFLQGVFFLGFILSSQLIFGLTTLLCMRIAGGIIVPLDTTLLQTYTRENMIGKVFSFHYSIYGSLIQLSMLMTGSLLEILSPQMIGSLLATCCIFVSFIWLYLFYRGKLSEESTIT; from the coding sequence ATGTCAGTTTCTTATTCCGCACTTCTTAAAACAAATAAAAACTTCAACAAACTATTTTACGGACAAACATTAAGTGTACTTGGAGATTGGTTTCATACAGTAGCTTTATTAACATTCGTCTATAGCATAACAGAATCTCCGTTTATGATTGCACTTACTTTTATAAGTAAAGGTTTACCACAACTACTTCTTAGCCCTTTCATAGGCGGAGTGGTAGATCGTTTTTCTAAAAAGAATATTATGATTTTTACCGATATTACACGGGGAATTCTAGTCCTTACATACATACTCGCAAGCTATAAAATTGAAATTATTTTCATTGCTAATATATGTTTATCTGTACTTTCTTGCTTATTTGAGCCAGCTAAACAAGCAACCTTAAAAAACATCGTACACGAAAATCATTTCGTAACTGCTAACTCTCTTTCTAGTACAATGAATGGTTTTATGTCTATTATGGGTGCTTCTTTAGGCGGTATAATTGCACAATCTTTACATATTGAGTTCGCTTTTTTAGTAAATAGCCTATCATACTTTATTTCAGCCTATTTTATTTATAGTATGTGTATCCCTTCTCATAATACTTGTAACAAGAAAAAAGCATTTTTGACTGATATAAAAGATGGTTATACATATATATTGCAAACAAAAATCATTTTAACATTAATTCTTGTCGGCATTTCATGGGGTCTTATTGGCGGCGCTTATCAGCTACTTCTAACAATCTATGCCGAAAAAATTTTCCACACGAACATTGGAATTTTATATACGGTTCAAGGGGCTGGGCTTATGATAGGAAGCCTTCTCGTTAATCTTTATATATCCCATAATAAAGAAAAAATAAAAAAAGCATTTGGCTGGGCCTGCTTCCTACAAGGCGTTTTCTTTCTTGGATTCATTCTATCCAGTCAACTTATTTTCGGTCTCACTACATTACTATGTATGCGCATAGCAGGAGGAATCATCGTTCCACTTGATACGACATTACTTCAAACTTACACGCGTGAAAATATGATTGGTAAAGTTTTCTCCTTTCATTACTCTATTTACGGTTCACTTATACAGTTATCTATGCTCATGACAGGATCGTTATTAGAAATCCTTTCTCCTCAAATGATTGGTAGTTTATTAGCTACATGCTGTATATTTGTAAGTTTTATATGGCTTTACCTGTTTTATCGCGGGAAACTTAGTGAAGAATCTACCATTACTTAA